The region caagtcatttgacgagatagaggcagtatatctcaggagatgcccagctaagcgaatgtaattgtgtggtcgcaattagaggatagggttaatccttgaagcattcgacgaacaggatcgagacatgaccattaatgtctcaaagtcgtagattggcaccataacctttgacttgtcgtcgtctatggaatatggttatactaaacggattaagattcaaggtgaaacattccatctgagtccgatagccattgaagtagaggaattaggagggttcaaacccggaagggtaccgactctgaaaaacaagtcatgatgggaaattgatcacatttctgtacggatttgtgggggattgttagaaaattaggattttagagcttaatttaattatgttcttgatgttaatcctaaaatctaatgattggaaattgttcaatgatatttgaacttaaattttcatgtatggttttaagaattttcttaatgaaatccatatgaaatgagagatgaaagtagcttggaaaagcttggaaaatttgagaatgtttgtcccacattgaaataaataaagggggttgtgtgctttatatggtattacccacatgagtagtatacaactactaaggtgtgtgatggtccattgtgttgttgtgtgcttcacgcgcgcaccgcaccgggtcgaagggcgatttgggcgaatgtctcggcgtctcgcgtacgcgaggcgacctgggcgaggattttatttatttgagaattattttaattcgaatttatttatcggtgattggattattgggctgggttctgaaataggctaagtagactaaatatattgaacctgcaaataatctgatctgtaacaagttctgatataagaatcagaacttaacaagttctgatatcagaacttaagtactgatgagtcgaatcagaacttaagtactgatgagtcgaatcagaacttaacttaagttctgataataatgtgggtgttaatgtgaaaagctgttacaaataatttaaattcaaaagctgttcagttttgattttttcatttatgaattcaaaatctgatcagttttgattttttcattaatggagcagtttaattcagacattaagtgtgtggacagtttcatttttcctctcctataaatagaggctaaactaAATGAATACATgacactacattctcatctcttctcttcaacctctctgcatttctctcccataagtcctgaagtgctgattttttccggcgactgaggtgctggtcgaagtggaggttttgttgctgctgttaacataaactccgagctgttttatcctggtggagatattgcgcatatcccaaacgcagcaggtagggggcaataatctcttcaaaagtagccaggacttcgagcaaggcctggtgactcagctgtaatcattttcttggcgttttgtatctgtaaacctttatttcagtcactgttgaaagctatggtttcgggtacatctttctttctctctacgttatttcagttactgattttgtttacctgcatgttttgttttgttaactgtggtcttggcctaaacttgttaaattttttatacacttgcctctgtGTTGCTTTACTTGTTAGTGAGTTTTACAACATTGACTACTAATAAATTGATTCGGTAGAAATTAGCAGGTAACAAATATGCAAAATAAAGAAATAAGACACGTGTCTTGTTTTGTTATGTTATATTGACAATTACCTAGGATAAAAACCCTACATGTCAAATTGCAATTTAATTACAAAGTATTTGTTATTAAAAATTTTCGATATTTCTTTTGTTTGATAACAAAATACAACAATATCTTATCAGAACATATGAAATACAATACATATTACCAAATTATTTAACTCCACAAAGGCATTTAAGGGTCTACTACCTGTTGCTACAAAAGAAGTTTACTAATGTTAGTGTGGGCGTTCAAATGTAGTGTCAGGTTAACAATTTGGAGAGGCACCCTGTGGCTTCTTCGTCCGGGTTCAGCTGCCGCTGGTCAATTTTTGCGTAGGAACATTGCAATCACCCATTGTCTTTACACCAAAGATAATAACTGAAACACAAGAAGGTTCATAGTTTATGTTTCTGCATTAACAACGGACATATCTAATAATTGTTGGCAAATTACTTAAATACAAATGCAATCAAATACGTTAAAACTTGATTTAACTGCAAATTTATATATGAAGTCCGTTCATAGTTACCAATGAATTTAAAATACAATTAAATAACTTAAAATACAAATGTAATCAATAAGTTTAAACTTAAAATTTTTTAACTTGACTTGGCGTGATCTACGTGAACACAATACCACCCAACACAAATTAGACTCCACCACTTGGGTAAATCTTAGGATAGCACCCCTCTTAAGTGCAATGAAGGTCACTATCCTAGGCCATCAACCTTGTTGATCATTCATTGACCCCATCTAGGTAAGTATGTTTTAGGGTTGGCGAGATGGCTCTATTTATTCATATTCGATATGCTATTTATTAATTTCATCTCGATGTGGGACAAATTACTAACAAGTCACCTTGCCTTGCAGATAATATGTTTATAACAGTAGCCATTTACTCCTTAACTGACTTTATTCAGTTACAAGTGTAGAAGTCATATTTATCAATGTATAGCTTGCGGTTGAATGTTAGTATGATGTCAGATGTAAGGGCACTATATCAGAATTGTTGTGTGTGCGCTTTTGAGTTAAACATAACTGCTTTTTGAAGCTTTAACTTCGGGCAATTACCCAAAATGTGCTAGGCTCTCTTTTATGCTCTCTGTAATGTCAGTGCGTATGAATGAAGTGGCCCGTGATGTATACATGGTTCTGTAAAACATTAATCATTAGGAATTTTTGGAATGATGTTGATTTTCTTTTGACGAGTTTGAAAGAACAGAAGATGTGCAGAGCTCAATAAGTAACATGGTTCTGAGCCCTTAACCTCACAGTAAGATTGATGGATGCCTAAGATGTCAGAAGTAGTTATATACAAACTTAATTTCGATAATGCAATACAATTAGATAGTACAAAGACATAAAATCAATTGATCTAGCAGTGATAGAAGTCGAATCTCGAAGCTAGCTGAAAAGGACCGGCAAATACTATACTTATTTTTCAAATAAGCAAGTGTGGTGCCGGAACCTAAACAACCAAATGCTAACACAAGGGAACAACAATCAACTTTTGTGAAGTATGTTTTTGAAAAACATCGTCgctcatttcaaatttgtaaAAGCAGGTATGTTTCTGAAAAACATCGTCgctcatttcaaatttgtaaAAGCCATTTCCCAGTTGAGCCATACTTTCAGACGCAACTTGTTTAATGCAAGACTGTGTCAGGTTCCTGCTTGATTACCACTTAATCTTTGGTTTACTTGATCCTAATCATAATCAATCAATCTGATTTTAAGGATAAGCTCCTACTTTGGCTACACGTGCTAACGCGTTCCATCGTCCTAATTACATATATATCAGTTTAAAGGGATCTAATTAGTAGCTTAGCTTATGCATCTTACTATTAACCAACAGCTATAAGTTAATCAGActtataataaatttataaaatttacataaaCATGCATAAACAAGATCTCAACGAGAATCATAATCTTTCACAAATAAATTAACTTCTTCAAGTTCCTGTAATGAATTTAGACTCTCATGGAGACTGAGATAACACATGAACATGCAAAATACCAAAAACAATAACAGAAAAATAAATCTCGACTTAATACTGATATTCAATTCCTTACATCCAAAACTCGACATGAGTTGTGAGGTATATATTACGAACCCTATTGCAAGTTTATATTGGTACTACAAGCCCGCAATCAGAAGCCCAATTGAAATAGAATTGGAAAAATAAAAATGACAAAAAATGGTTTCACTTTGATACTGTAAAAGATATCAATCACTTTGGTGGATGTCACGAGTGTATTGAGCGCATGCAACAAGCCTTTCAAACCCTAGGAAGCCCTAGTTGGGACGAGTTGTGTCTCGTGAGGGTTTGTAGTAGATATACCCACAAAATAGCGTCCTTTGTCTTTTCTCCGATTCTCTCTATTCTTGAGCTCTAAATAAAAATGTGATCCTTCGAGAAAATCAACACTAACCTGAAAGTACAACTCAAAAACACATTTAAATGATACTTGATAAGTGGCACATAATATCGCTTATCAAATGAACCGAATACATAATAATTGTATGCAAGAAGAATTTAGATAAGTGCTTTGAACTTAATCTAAACATTATTTAGAATGTAACAGTTATATGCAAGAATGGTGGATAAACCATGCACCAAACTGGTTCCAAATTGCTCAAAGCTTATGGTTTCATGTCACTGTTAGTCTAGTATCATTAATTATCGCCTAGAATACAATGTATAACATGACAATTTCCACTCCTATAAAATGTTTTACTTCCTGAAAATGAGTGAATATTTTACACATATATCTTTCCCATTAGAAGGTGCTTTAGTATATATAGCCCAAAAGGGAGGTTAGAGTTAGGTGGATGCATCCTGGTCGGAGATAGGGGAGATGGAGGGGGAAGCACATTGCATCTTTCAGGAGAATAACATGATGAGATTTGCTATAGGAGATGAATCCTCATGCTATTACTTTTATTGGGATAGTTCGTGATGTGATTTCATAAACAGTGGTGCTTCACTCCCTTGATCATGTGGCCGTGAGACGTATTAAAAGATTGCGTGGTAGTCTTATACTTCTTTCCAGTATTCTCTTTGTTATATATCCATAGTTGGTGTTATTCGGTTAAGCTAGGAGACAGAGGCCGCTACTCCTTCAGAAACCGGGAATGCACTGTTATGAGTCGTTGAGGTATTGTTATGCCTTGTTGGctataataattatattatttatacTATTACTATGATATTAGAAGGATATATCTTTGGAACTTAATATCTAACACTCATATACCATTTAAAAGAAGCTACAATATCAAAAAGAGATGCATCAAGGTGGAGAGGTTTTTTTTGGGTGTCAAATAAAAATATCCAACAAACATATTTCTGGAGTCCAGACACAGAGCGTTCCCCATCACTTCCGTGATGCATGCACAACAGATGTACATCTCATTCAAAAAGGTACGGACAACATAACTCCTAGTTGGCTCTTCAGAACAATATCTCATAAGAACTTCTTAGAACCTATAATTTTCTACAATTTAAGATTTTCCATAAGGAATTGGATATCTACTGTTGAACCCAACATTCTAATAACACCACCTATAACATGTATGCAACTAATTATGTCAGTGATCGGTGACCAAAATGGTTGACACATGCAGGCTGAAAGATTTTATGGCATTATTAAAAGACTGACctagaatttttttataaaagtaCGCTAAGAAATTTATGATTAATCCCCTCTCAAAAGACTGACCTagaattttttatataaaagtacGCCCTCAATGACCTTGCTAATGAATTACTTCCAATGATCATCTCTATAATCTTCAACCAAATGTCTAATTGTATAATATGGATAACATCTTTTAAAAGAAACCAATTGATTGTCACCTACTTTTATGAAGCGGCCAAACTGTCATTAACAAAACATACAATTAATGTAATAAGAAAACATCTTGATCCTATGTAAATTAATTAGATCCTTGTACAAGCTTTGTAAACTGAAGTGAAGAACCGATGCGGCTTGCAGAGAACTTTTTCTCCAAATTTTAATATTTGCAATACAACAACATGGCCTTCTTCTGAAATTTATGAATCAGGTACCACAACAAAAAATTTCGCAACCCCTCGTGACAAGAAAAACAATATATTAACAgaatatattctgattttaattGGTGCTGTATGCATACCTGTTATAATGTTTAGACAATGGTGGCTCTCGGATTACCACCAAGTAGATACTTTCTAAGGGTAGTTGACATACTAGATTCTTTATATCCTTGTGGTAACTTCACATACTTCAAGTCGTGAAATGGAGAAGAGACGTAATATTTGCCCAAGTCAAAAAGTGTAGAAAGTGCCTAGAAACAATATAACAAAAAATATTGGTATAGAGCGTATTTGAAAGAATTCGAAATTTAAAACTAAATTTCAGCATGATATAAATAAAGATAACTGGTCAGTTGCGCATCAGTTCTTGCAAGAATTTTTTTTTGCTGGAAGCCACATCACTTGGGAAGCCAACGAGAAATGATATATAACTACTGACATAATAGAATATACAAATAAAACCAATTGTACAACAAATAATGGTGTTAACATCATATTTTGCTTAGGAAACAAGAAATATTAATCATATTATCAGAAAAGATAAATATACAGTTACCTCAATGGTGAAGGAGTCAAGAGTAAGGTTCTTCGAACGACCCAGTCCAGCAAACATAATTAGCATGCGATGGTAGTAGTTTAACTTGCTATACATCGGCGCATTCATGAACCCATTTGTATCCAATAATTTCACATTAACATTCTCCAACTCCTCAACATTCAATGTGACCGGTAATATACCAACACAATAAAGACTATGAAGTTTCGGCGTCATAACCACAATCTTACAGTCAAAAGAAATGCGGGTGCTCATGATGGTAATGATTCTAAGGTTCACCAATTGAGGACAAGATATAAAGCAATCCTTCATAACCGTATCTGTTAAATTTAATGTAAGATCCCTTAGATTCACAAATGCAGAGAAAAAGTCAGTCGTACTCTCTGGAAATAGTACATTATTCAGTTCAATACTTAATAATGCCGGTGTATCCCAAACTGTCTCCGGCAATTTGCACCTTCTCATAATAAGAGTTGTTAGATTTGGCAAACTGAAAGACGACAATGATTCTGGAAGCTCAACGCGATCAAGACACAGAGTTGTCAAAACAGGCAAGTTTAACAAGCTTGATTTGGATAACTCGTAATTTGACATATGAGGCGGGCATATCAAATAAAGAGTTGTCAACTTAGGTAAATCCCATAAGCAATCAAATTCTAGCGATTCGGTGAAATCAAGAGGCACACATAATTCAAGTTTTTCAATGGAATTCGAATTAAACGTGGACAATTGAAAAGGACTATAACGATGAACATATAAATCAATGTGTAGTTGTTGAATATTGTGCTCGTTTAGGCagttaattaattttttaatgaAAGTCGGAGGAAAGGGATAAACAGCAAAGATGTTGAAAGAGAAGATACGGGTTTGATGGCTTCGTTTGAGGAATAAATTGTCCATAAACATGATAATTGAATGATGTGTATATGGGAAAAGCTGGTCAGAATAATCTAAAGTGAGAAAAGGAAGAGTAGACCAGATATGCTTCCATCGTCTCGAGAGAACGCTTGTTTGGACTGCCTGGCGAGCACCTAGAAACGATTGAATCCGATGAATTACTTCGTCGGGCAAGCTGCTAAGCCTGTCTTCTTCTTCCTCATCCCGCCTTTCGATTCTCCTCTTCTTCATTTTTGGGAGGTATATCCGGCGAGGGTTCATACGCTTATTCATATACCACCTACTACCTGCggtttttattaatttttttatattatttaaaatattaataaatttcattttttcatcattattttattagtatatttataaataataatattaatatttttttttggtGAAATTTGAAACTGAATCTTGGATAATATATacattataatataaatatttgatgttggtggggttcaaacccggaagttttagtagtgtataaataataatataaatatttgttgttggcgaGTTTCGAACTTGGAAACTTGAGTAGTGTATATTCTTTCAATATTTGAATCTAACGGTCCGgatcacttgattaaaaagatTTGACAGTCATAAATGAAGATAATTAAATTAACAAAAAAAGACATACAACATTATACCTTATTCcgattattatagtatagtatagtatagatgcAACAGCTTGCCCAAGGAGGGCCATTCCATATACATTTTAGACCGCGCTGTACTTTAAAAATCATAAAT is a window of Apium graveolens cultivar Ventura chromosome 11, ASM990537v1, whole genome shotgun sequence DNA encoding:
- the LOC141697778 gene encoding uncharacterized protein LOC141697778 codes for the protein MNPRRIYLPKMKKRRIERRDEEEEDRLSSLPDEVIHRIQSFLGARQAVQTSVLSRRWKHIWSTLPFLTLDYSDQLFPYTHHSIIMFMDNLFLKRSHQTRIFSFNIFAVYPFPPTFIKKLINCLNEHNIQQLHIDLYVHRYSPFQLSTFNSNSIEKLELCVPLDFTESLEFDCLWDLPKLTTLYLICPPHMSNYELSKSSLLNLPVLTTLCLDRVELPESLSSFSLPNLTTLIMRRCKLPETVWDTPALLSIELNNVLFPESTTDFFSAFVNLRDLTLNLTDTVMKDCFISCPQLVNLRIITIMSTRISFDCKIVVMTPKLHSLYCVGILPVTLNVEELENVNVKLLDTNGFMNAPMYSKLNYYHRMLIMFAGLGRSKNLTLDSFTIEALSTLFDLGKYYVSSPFHDLKYVKLPQGYKESSMSTTLRKYLLGGNPRATIV